One part of the Aspergillus luchuensis IFO 4308 DNA, chromosome 5, nearly complete sequence genome encodes these proteins:
- a CDS encoding uncharacterized protein (COG:C;~EggNog:ENOG410PVYD;~InterPro:IPR013149,IPR036291;~PFAM:PF00107;~TransMembrane:1 (o20-42i);~go_process: GO:0055114 - oxidation-reduction process [Evidence IEA]), producing the protein MYALALEQNTLRLEPETTFAGSAGLIANLATVISALTIYMGLPKPPVAGKKPPTGKKILVYGGSSAVGGLAVQYATDAGYGVVTTSSAANRSMVEKRNPSHIIDHSRPDEDVIREIRENGPYEGIFDAIGSTTTTQRMVALLRETGGRFFSTSPSPGDEAIPAGIEKLWAGYSETLVSQAAHRELRTWYMDAYLPAALKKGTIWPNPALWLEGGLNSAQKALDLLYGDHISGRKVFINPQE; encoded by the coding sequence ATGTATGCACTGGCGCTTGAGCAGAACACCCTGCGACTAGAGCCCGAGACCACCTTTGCTGGTTCCGCCGGCCTGATCGCCAATCTGGCGACCGTGATCTCCGCCCTCACAATCTACATGGGTCTTCCGAAGCCGCCAGTCGCCGGCAAGAAACCACCCACGGGAAAGAAAATTCTCGTTTACGGCGGTTCATCAGCGGTGGGGGGCCTCGCGGTTCAATATGCGACGGATGCTGGGTATGGAGTTGTCACTACCTCGTCCGCGGCCAACAGATCCATGGTGGAGAAACGCAACCCGTCGCATATCATCGATCATAGCCGCCCGGACGAGGACGTGATCCGCGAAATCCGGGAGAATGGGCCTTACGAGGGAATCTTCGATGCAATCGGCTCCACCACGACAACCCAACGCATGGTGGCATTGCTGCGCGAAACGGGAGGCCGGTTCTTTTCAACCAGCCCTTCGCCTGGGGATGAGGCCATCCCTGCAGGTATAGAGAAGCTATGGGCCGGATATTCTGAGACACTCGTATCTCAGGCTGCACACCGCGAATTGCGCACATGGTACATGGACGCGTATTTACCGGCTGCACTGAAAAAGGGCACGATATGGCCAAATCCGGCATTGTGGCTCGAAGGAGGGCTTAACTCCGCCCAGAAGGCGTTGGACCTCCTCTATGGAGATCATATTAGCGGCCGAAAGGTTTTTATCAACCCACAAGAGTGA